A window from Thermomonas aquatica encodes these proteins:
- a CDS encoding UDP-N-acetylglucosamine 4,6-dehydratase — protein MNVLQLIGRERPLFEDDIRAHEVELSAMVSGGRFLVIGGAGSIGQAVTREIFKRKPRALHVVDISENNMVELVRDIRSTLGYIEGDFRTFAIDCGSRGFAALMAAGQGYDHVLNLSALKHVRSEKDPFTLMRMIEVNVLNTISTVAQAQAGGARKYFCVSTDKAANPVNMMGASKRIMEMFLMRASESLPISTARFANVAFSDGSLLHGFNQRFAKRQPISAPNDVRRYFVTPQESGELCLSSCLLGDNRDIFFPQLSAQLDLTRFSDIAVRYLQSLGFEPFECASEGEARDRAAELIARKQWPVYFFASDTTGEKDFEEFYTGAEALELDRFEAIGVIRNEAVYDGEKLDYFLATIERLRAQPTWDKPELVELFNHMIPEFRHKDTGKYLDGRM, from the coding sequence ATGAACGTGTTGCAGCTGATCGGGCGCGAGCGTCCGTTGTTCGAGGACGATATCCGGGCCCACGAGGTGGAACTCTCCGCGATGGTGAGTGGAGGCCGCTTCCTGGTCATCGGCGGCGCGGGTTCGATCGGCCAGGCGGTGACTCGCGAGATCTTCAAGCGCAAGCCGCGTGCGCTGCACGTGGTGGACATCAGCGAGAACAACATGGTCGAGCTGGTGCGGGACATCCGCAGCACGCTGGGCTACATCGAAGGCGACTTCCGCACTTTCGCCATCGACTGCGGTTCCCGCGGGTTCGCCGCGTTGATGGCGGCCGGGCAGGGCTACGACCATGTGCTGAACCTGTCCGCACTCAAGCACGTCCGCAGCGAGAAGGACCCGTTCACCCTGATGCGGATGATCGAGGTCAACGTGCTCAACACGATCTCGACCGTTGCCCAAGCGCAGGCGGGCGGGGCGCGCAAGTATTTCTGCGTGTCCACCGACAAGGCGGCCAACCCGGTCAACATGATGGGCGCCAGCAAGCGGATCATGGAGATGTTCCTGATGCGCGCAAGCGAGTCGCTGCCCATCTCCACCGCGCGCTTCGCCAATGTGGCCTTCTCCGACGGGTCGCTGCTGCACGGCTTCAACCAGCGCTTCGCCAAACGCCAGCCGATCTCCGCGCCCAACGACGTGCGCCGTTACTTCGTCACCCCGCAGGAGTCCGGCGAACTGTGCCTGAGCTCCTGCCTGTTGGGCGACAACCGCGATATCTTCTTCCCCCAGCTGAGCGCGCAACTGGACCTGACCCGCTTTTCCGACATCGCCGTGCGCTACCTGCAGTCCCTGGGCTTCGAGCCCTTCGAATGCGCCAGCGAAGGCGAGGCGCGGGACCGTGCCGCGGAGTTGATCGCGCGCAAGCAATGGCCGGTGTATTTCTTCGCCAGCGACACCACCGGCGAGAAGGATTTCGAAGAGTTCTACACCGGGGCCGAAGCGCTGGAATTGGACCGCTTCGAAGCCATCGGCGTGATCCGGAACGAAGCGGTGTACGACGGGGAAAAGCTGGACTACTTCCTGGCCACCATCGAGCGCCTGCGCGCCCAGCCCACCTGGGACAAGCCGGAATTGGTGGAGCTGTTCAACCACATGATCCCGGAGTTCCGGCACAAGGACACCGGCAAGTACCTCGACGGGCGGATGTAG
- a CDS encoding sugar transferase — MQRFLDILLSGLALLVLSPLLLPVMLILRLTGEGEVFFIQQRVGRGGRPFGLYKFATMLKDSPNIGTGTVTVKGDPRVLPLGRLLRKTKLNELPQLLNILKGDMSIIGPRPQTQRCFDAFPPESQAQIIRVRPGLSGIGSIVFRDEEELMHASQEPERFYDEVIMPYKGRLEEWYVAHQGARTYLAAIFVTAWVVLFPASRVAWRLFPGLPSAPEGLAGSL, encoded by the coding sequence ATGCAGCGCTTCCTCGACATCCTGCTCTCTGGCTTGGCCCTGCTGGTGCTGTCACCGCTGCTGCTTCCCGTCATGCTGATCCTGCGCCTGACCGGGGAGGGCGAGGTATTTTTCATCCAGCAGCGCGTGGGGCGCGGCGGCCGCCCATTCGGACTCTACAAGTTCGCCACCATGCTCAAGGACAGTCCCAACATCGGCACCGGAACGGTGACGGTGAAGGGCGATCCGCGTGTCCTGCCATTGGGCCGGTTGCTGCGCAAGACCAAGCTGAACGAATTGCCGCAGCTGCTGAACATCCTGAAGGGCGACATGAGCATCATCGGTCCGCGCCCGCAAACCCAGCGCTGCTTCGATGCGTTCCCGCCGGAATCGCAGGCGCAGATCATCAGGGTACGCCCCGGCCTGTCCGGCATCGGCTCCATCGTCTTTCGCGACGAGGAAGAACTGATGCATGCCAGCCAGGAACCGGAGCGGTTCTATGACGAGGTGATCATGCCGTACAAGGGCCGGCTGGAAGAGTGGTACGTGGCGCACCAGGGGGCCAGGACTTACCTCGCCGCGATCTTCGTGACCGCATGGGTGGTGCTGTTCCCGGCCTCGCGCGTGGCCTGGCGGCTTTTTCCTGGGCTGCCCAGCGCCCCGGAAGGGCTCGCGGGATCCCTCTGA
- a CDS encoding GNAT family N-acetyltransferase, translating into MSPAQRHRQVAALHAAAIDQGFLATLGEPFLAQVYRAIDEAADSVLLVEELDGRVVGFVAGGSGMATIYRRMLRHPLQLAFSLASVFAQPSRLLRMMDIVRYGRASDAGLVLPRAELLSVAVDPACRGTGLAVRLYEGLEEHFARRGINAFRITVGESLAAAHRFYQRMGAKPMGRIEVHAGRGSVVYVQEVPMPRGAGGVDRRGRVRLTGDDAVSPGQAT; encoded by the coding sequence ATGTCGCCTGCCCAACGCCATCGCCAGGTCGCGGCCTTGCATGCGGCCGCCATCGACCAGGGCTTCCTGGCCACGCTAGGCGAGCCTTTCCTGGCACAGGTGTATCGCGCGATCGACGAGGCCGCGGACAGCGTCCTGCTGGTCGAGGAACTCGACGGGCGGGTCGTGGGCTTCGTGGCGGGCGGCTCGGGCATGGCGACGATCTACCGGCGCATGCTGCGACATCCCCTGCAGCTGGCGTTCTCGCTGGCGTCGGTGTTCGCGCAGCCGTCCAGGCTCCTGCGGATGATGGACATCGTTCGCTACGGAAGGGCATCGGACGCCGGTCTCGTCCTGCCGCGCGCGGAACTGCTGAGCGTCGCGGTGGATCCTGCTTGTCGCGGGACAGGCCTGGCCGTGCGCCTCTACGAGGGGTTGGAGGAGCACTTCGCGCGGCGAGGCATCAACGCGTTCCGCATCACGGTGGGCGAATCGCTCGCCGCCGCGCACCGGTTCTACCAGCGGATGGGGGCGAAGCCCATGGGACGCATCGAGGTCCATGCCGGGCGGGGTTCCGTCGTGTACGTGCAGGAGGTGCCCATGCCGCGCGGAGCGGGTGGCGTCGATCGTCGCGGGCGCGTGCGCCTCACCGGGGACGATGCGGTCTCCCCGGGGCAGGCCACGTAG
- a CDS encoding NAD-dependent epimerase: MKVLVTGTAGFIGSHLAHRLLDRGDEVVGFDNLNDYYDVTLKQARLARLQARAGYTHVAGDLADRAAVEAAFAAYKPQRVVNLAAQAGVRYAAENPHVYVQSNVVGFLHVLEGCRHHGVEHLVYASTSSVYGANTAMPFSEHASAEHPLTLYAASKKGNEQMAHSYSHLYGIPTTGLRFFTVYGPWGRPDMALFLFTRAILDGKPIRVFNHGRHKRSFTYVDDIVEGVVRTLDQAPGKNPAWDSARPDPASSGVAPYRLYNIGNEQPVELLRYIEVLEDCLGRKAQMELLPLQAGDVPDTEADVSDLIADVGYRPVVPVETGVARFVEWYRGYYGA, translated from the coding sequence ATGAAGGTCCTGGTCACCGGCACCGCCGGGTTCATCGGCTCCCACCTGGCCCATCGCCTGCTCGACCGCGGCGACGAGGTCGTCGGGTTCGACAACCTCAACGACTACTACGACGTCACCCTGAAGCAGGCACGGCTGGCGCGGCTGCAGGCGCGCGCCGGTTACACCCACGTGGCCGGCGACCTCGCGGACCGTGCCGCCGTCGAAGCCGCCTTCGCCGCCTACAAGCCGCAGCGCGTGGTCAACCTCGCCGCGCAGGCCGGGGTGCGCTACGCGGCGGAGAACCCGCACGTGTACGTGCAGAGCAATGTGGTCGGCTTCCTGCACGTCCTCGAAGGTTGCCGCCACCACGGCGTCGAGCACCTGGTGTATGCCTCCACCTCGTCGGTCTATGGCGCCAACACCGCGATGCCCTTCAGCGAGCACGCCTCTGCGGAGCACCCGCTGACGCTGTACGCGGCGAGCAAGAAGGGCAACGAGCAGATGGCCCACAGCTACAGCCACCTGTATGGCATCCCCACTACCGGACTGCGCTTCTTCACGGTGTACGGCCCGTGGGGTCGCCCGGACATGGCGCTGTTCCTGTTCACCCGCGCGATCCTCGATGGCAAGCCGATCCGCGTGTTCAACCATGGTCGGCACAAGCGCAGCTTCACCTACGTCGACGACATCGTCGAAGGCGTGGTGCGCACGCTCGACCAGGCGCCGGGCAAGAACCCGGCCTGGGACAGCGCCAGGCCCGACCCCGCCAGCAGCGGCGTCGCCCCGTACCGGCTCTACAACATCGGCAACGAGCAGCCGGTGGAATTGCTCCGCTACATCGAGGTGCTGGAGGACTGCCTGGGCCGGAAGGCGCAGATGGAACTGCTGCCGCTGCAGGCGGGCGACGTGCCCGACACCGAGGCCGACGTCTCGGACCTGATCGCCGACGTGGGCTACCGCCCGGTGGTGCCGGTGGAGACCGGGGTGGCGCGTTTCGTGGAGTGGTACCGGGGTTATTACGGCGCCTGA
- a CDS encoding nucleotidyltransferase family protein → MRRLAGACYLAMASGDPTWLHALPSVHSMQRSGLGATWANLRARHGMQAPREAAMAGMHLSAGIARRWERLRETLASARTAGFSPVLFKGGAIHARWPETRETRPLSDYDLIVPQAEADAFRAFLARRGFRSPPMGSRLTRWLSKGWMVWRGEGPTYENLDIHARVTEPPMCTSLTRSILGSRESRDGLRIPDAHDSACMIALHVARSGMHRPLHEYLDLLRFVDGMADADWLALQERARRHHLRPALFAALRQALHCLALRELDPARAAALEARIDALGRRIGALRRHALDRIAAPDHPLHPAPAQDRPLVRRSLVFWAGTESSGRVMAAFVLYGGARLLDRFPGASTPAGEDGDQAP, encoded by the coding sequence GTGCGCCGGCTGGCAGGCGCCTGCTACCTGGCGATGGCCAGCGGGGATCCCACCTGGCTGCACGCGCTGCCCTCCGTGCACAGCATGCAGCGCAGCGGGCTCGGGGCGACCTGGGCCAACCTGCGCGCGCGCCATGGGATGCAGGCACCGCGCGAGGCCGCCATGGCCGGCATGCATCTTTCGGCCGGGATCGCGCGGCGCTGGGAGCGCCTGCGCGAAACGCTCGCCTCGGCACGTACGGCGGGATTCTCGCCGGTGCTGTTCAAGGGCGGCGCCATCCATGCCCGCTGGCCAGAGACCCGTGAGACGCGTCCCCTGTCCGACTACGACCTCATCGTGCCGCAAGCAGAGGCCGACGCATTCCGCGCGTTCCTCGCCCGCCGCGGATTCCGGTCGCCACCCATGGGTTCGCGCCTGACCCGGTGGCTCAGCAAAGGCTGGATGGTGTGGCGCGGCGAAGGCCCCACCTACGAGAACCTCGACATCCATGCCCGGGTCACCGAACCCCCGATGTGCACCTCGCTGACCCGCTCGATCCTCGGCAGCCGCGAGAGCCGCGACGGCCTCCGCATCCCGGATGCCCATGACAGCGCCTGCATGATCGCCCTGCACGTCGCACGCAGCGGCATGCACCGGCCATTGCACGAGTACCTCGATCTCCTGCGCTTCGTCGACGGGATGGCGGATGCCGACTGGCTCGCGCTGCAGGAACGCGCACGCAGGCACCACCTGCGACCTGCCTTGTTCGCCGCGCTGCGGCAGGCGCTGCACTGCCTGGCGTTGCGCGAGCTGGATCCTGCCCGTGCTGCCGCGCTCGAGGCGCGCATCGACGCCCTCGGCCGCCGCATCGGCGCACTGCGACGGCACGCACTCGACCGTATCGCTGCGCCCGACCATCCCTTGCACCCGGCCCCTGCGCAGGATCGCCCGCTGGTCCGCCGCAGCCTCGTCTTCTGGGCCGGCACCGAGTCGAGCGGGCGGGTCATGGCTGCCTTCGTCCTGTACGGAGGCGCGCGCCTGCTGGACCGCTTCCCGGGCGCCAGTACCCCCGCAGGCGAGGATGGCGATCAGGCGCCGTAA
- a CDS encoding mannose-1-phosphate guanylyltransferase/mannose-6-phosphate isomerase, which yields MIPVILSGGSGTRLWPLSRDAFPKQFLALVGHDSMLQATWHRVAPLASGAPIVVAGETHRFMVAEQLREAGCADATILLEPLARNTAPAIAAAALEATRDGADPLLLVLPSDHVIVDAAAFRAAVRAAGAAAEAGALVTFGIVPTGPETGYGYIKAAAGEGVRAVERFVEKPDAATAAAYVASGDYAWNSGMFLFRASAYLAELERHQPAMLAACREALARARRDVDFVRLDQPAFAASPSDSIDYAVMEKTAHAAVLAIDVGWNDVGSWAALWQVAEQDGDGNAHHGDVLARDCRDTLAWGDGRLLALLGLRDVVVVDTADAVLVAHKDHVQDVKAIVAELKRRGRAETSLHRKVYRPWGHYDSVDVGERFQVKRITVKPGAALSLQMHHHRAEHWIVVSGTAKVTRGDEVILLGENQSTYIPLGVKHRLENPGVVPLELVEVQSGSYLGEDDIVRFEDVYGRDAPG from the coding sequence ATGATCCCCGTCATCCTTTCCGGTGGTTCCGGCACCCGGCTGTGGCCGCTGTCGCGCGACGCCTTCCCGAAGCAGTTCCTCGCCCTGGTCGGTCATGATTCGATGTTGCAGGCGACCTGGCACCGGGTCGCGCCGTTGGCGAGTGGCGCGCCGATCGTGGTGGCGGGGGAGACGCATCGCTTCATGGTCGCCGAGCAGTTGCGCGAGGCCGGCTGCGCCGACGCCACGATCCTGCTGGAACCGCTCGCGCGCAACACCGCCCCGGCGATCGCGGCGGCCGCACTGGAGGCGACGCGGGATGGTGCCGACCCGCTGCTGCTGGTGCTGCCGTCCGACCACGTGATCGTCGACGCCGCGGCGTTCCGTGCAGCGGTGCGTGCCGCCGGCGCCGCCGCCGAAGCGGGGGCGCTGGTGACCTTCGGCATCGTGCCCACCGGGCCCGAGACCGGCTACGGCTACATCAAGGCGGCTGCGGGCGAGGGCGTGCGCGCGGTCGAGCGCTTCGTGGAGAAGCCCGATGCCGCCACCGCGGCGGCCTATGTCGCCAGCGGCGACTACGCGTGGAACAGCGGCATGTTCCTGTTCCGCGCCTCCGCCTACCTGGCGGAGCTCGAGCGCCACCAGCCGGCGATGCTCGCGGCCTGCCGGGAGGCGCTGGCGCGTGCGCGGCGCGACGTCGATTTCGTGCGCCTAGACCAGCCGGCGTTCGCCGCTTCGCCGTCGGATTCGATCGACTATGCGGTGATGGAGAAGACCGCGCACGCGGCGGTCCTTGCGATCGATGTCGGCTGGAACGACGTCGGCAGCTGGGCCGCGCTGTGGCAGGTCGCCGAGCAGGATGGCGACGGCAATGCGCACCACGGGGACGTGCTCGCCCGCGATTGCCGCGACACCCTCGCCTGGGGTGATGGCCGCCTGCTGGCCCTGCTCGGGCTGCGCGACGTGGTGGTGGTGGATACCGCGGATGCCGTGCTGGTGGCGCACAAGGACCACGTGCAGGACGTGAAGGCGATCGTCGCCGAACTGAAGCGGCGCGGACGCGCGGAGACCAGCCTGCACCGCAAGGTCTACCGGCCCTGGGGGCACTACGATTCGGTCGACGTCGGCGAGCGCTTCCAGGTCAAGCGGATCACCGTGAAGCCCGGCGCGGCGCTCAGCCTGCAGATGCACCACCATCGCGCGGAGCACTGGATCGTGGTCAGCGGCACCGCCAAGGTCACCCGCGGCGACGAGGTCATCCTGCTCGGCGAGAACCAGAGCACCTACATCCCGCTGGGCGTGAAGCATCGCCTCGAGAATCCCGGCGTGGTGCCGCTGGAGTTGGTCGAGGTGCAGTCGGGCAGCTACCTCGGCGAGGATGACATCGTCCGCTTCGAGGACGTCTACGGCCGCGACGCGCCCGGGTAG
- a CDS encoding ABC transporter ATP-binding protein, whose protein sequence is MRTDDLPPPDADVRGIFASLLRPHAKTLALTACLLLAQSLAMLGLPWAAGRVSAALVSAQGVAPWLWAVFGLVALQAGLSWWVAVRIQDTATGMVADGSGRLFAHLQALPLPWHQARRRGDILALLTEDIDRLGWFLGSTLASVLPLLFTCIGALGMMLWIAPALALPVAVLVPLGWLGFKLLGRRLRPLGRHLADAYAQRAAQAEEALALLPLAKAFVATPRAVQRFRGQLAQVRALERRLGRWEAAIPPLVRLLASALVLGLLWLAAGRVAAGTLAVADLVSLMLYGLLLAQPVGELAGVWGQWQSARGAAERIARALATAPEPRGGTRLPSAARGEIAFEAVSFAYPGGEPVLQRLDLRIRAGETVAVTGANGAGKSTLLHLLLRFADPDAGRILFDGTDLRALPLDWLRSQVGWVSQQVLLANASIGENIAYGRPGASQAEIEAAARLARADGFIAALPAGYATAVGDDGVRLSGGQRQRIALARALLLDPPVLVLDEATAMFDPAGEAEFVAACREGLRHRTVLLVTHRPASLALADRVLLLERGGLREAV, encoded by the coding sequence ATGCGCACCGATGACCTCCCGCCGCCCGACGCCGACGTGCGCGGGATCTTCGCCAGCCTGTTGCGGCCGCACGCGAAGACGCTGGCCCTCACCGCGTGCCTGCTGCTTGCGCAAAGCCTGGCGATGCTCGGGCTGCCTTGGGCCGCGGGACGCGTTTCCGCGGCCCTGGTGTCGGCGCAAGGCGTGGCGCCATGGCTGTGGGCGGTGTTCGGGCTGGTCGCCTTGCAGGCGGGCTTGTCGTGGTGGGTGGCGGTGCGGATACAGGACACCGCGACCGGCATGGTGGCCGACGGCAGCGGTCGCCTGTTCGCGCATCTGCAGGCGTTGCCGCTGCCCTGGCACCAGGCGCGCCGTCGTGGCGACATCCTGGCGCTGCTGACGGAGGACATCGACCGCCTGGGTTGGTTCCTCGGCAGTACCCTGGCGTCGGTGCTGCCGTTGCTGTTCACCTGCATCGGCGCGCTGGGCATGATGCTGTGGATCGCCCCGGCGCTCGCGTTGCCGGTCGCGGTGCTGGTGCCGCTGGGATGGCTGGGGTTCAAGCTGCTGGGGCGTCGCTTGCGCCCGCTCGGCCGGCACTTGGCCGATGCCTACGCGCAGCGCGCGGCACAGGCGGAGGAGGCGCTGGCGCTGCTGCCGCTGGCCAAGGCCTTCGTGGCCACGCCGCGCGCTGTGCAGCGCTTCCGCGGGCAGCTTGCGCAGGTGCGTGCGCTCGAGCGTCGGCTCGGGCGCTGGGAAGCGGCGATCCCGCCGCTGGTTCGGCTGCTCGCCTCCGCGCTGGTCCTGGGGCTGCTGTGGCTGGCGGCGGGTCGGGTCGCGGCGGGGACACTGGCGGTGGCGGACCTGGTCAGCCTGATGTTGTACGGCTTGCTGCTGGCGCAACCGGTCGGCGAGCTCGCGGGCGTGTGGGGCCAGTGGCAATCGGCCCGCGGTGCCGCCGAGCGCATCGCGCGCGCGCTGGCCACGGCGCCCGAGCCCCGCGGCGGGACGCGCCTCCCGTCCGCGGCGCGCGGCGAGATCGCCTTCGAGGCGGTGTCGTTCGCCTACCCGGGGGGCGAGCCGGTGTTGCAGCGCCTCGACTTGCGCATCCGCGCCGGCGAGACGGTGGCGGTGACCGGCGCCAACGGCGCGGGCAAGAGCACCTTGCTGCACCTGCTGCTGCGGTTCGCGGATCCGGACGCGGGCCGCATCCTGTTCGACGGAACCGACCTGCGCGCGTTGCCGCTGGATTGGCTGCGGTCGCAGGTCGGCTGGGTGTCGCAGCAGGTGCTGCTGGCGAATGCAAGCATCGGCGAGAACATCGCCTACGGGCGCCCGGGGGCCAGCCAGGCCGAGATCGAGGCGGCGGCCCGCCTGGCGCGCGCCGATGGCTTCATCGCGGCGTTGCCGGCGGGGTATGCGACGGCCGTCGGCGACGATGGGGTGCGCCTCTCCGGCGGCCAGCGCCAGCGGATCGCGTTGGCGCGCGCGTTGCTCCTGGATCCGCCGGTACTGGTGCTCGACGAGGCCACCGCGATGTTCGACCCGGCCGGCGAGGCGGAATTCGTCGCCGCCTGCCGCGAAGGGCTGCGCCATCGCACGGTCCTGCTGGTGACCCACCGGCCGGCCAGCCTCGCGCTGGCCGATCGCGTGCTCCTGCTCGAGCGCGGGGGCTTGCGCGAGGCGGTCTGA
- a CDS encoding MraY family glycosyltransferase, producing the protein MFRGFDPTSAVAAFVLAALLPWWLEPAARRLDLMDYPKGRKDHERPTPVTGGLAMAIASILAYWAAPNLTPSIQAFCIATVLLVAVGLWDDKHDLRWYWRVLAQVVAALVVIFWGGVRVEQLGPLFGLGQTSLGFLSVPFTVFAMVGIINAMNMIDGADGLAGMLGLAALAMLCAASVYAGNLVLAERVAVLCGALAGFLVWNLRFPWRPRARVFMGNAGSGFLGLVIAWVAFRLTQNDGHPVNPVLALWLLPIPVMDTLVLIVRRLQEGRSPFAAGRDHIHHMMQDAGFGPTRAAFWLTVFSLACGLVVGQAMRLDVPNPLLLAAYIALCVGWYLLTRDRTRAVAFFRRLRRP; encoded by the coding sequence GTGTTCCGGGGCTTCGATCCGACCAGCGCCGTGGCCGCCTTCGTGTTGGCCGCCCTGTTGCCGTGGTGGCTGGAGCCAGCGGCGCGTCGCCTGGACCTGATGGACTATCCCAAGGGGCGCAAGGACCATGAGCGCCCGACCCCGGTCACCGGCGGCCTGGCGATGGCGATCGCCAGTATCCTGGCCTACTGGGCCGCGCCCAACCTGACGCCATCGATCCAGGCGTTCTGCATCGCCACCGTGCTGCTGGTGGCGGTCGGCCTGTGGGACGACAAGCACGACCTGCGCTGGTACTGGCGGGTCCTGGCGCAGGTCGTCGCGGCGCTGGTGGTGATCTTCTGGGGCGGCGTGCGGGTGGAGCAGCTGGGGCCGTTGTTCGGCCTCGGGCAGACCTCGCTCGGGTTCCTGTCGGTGCCGTTCACGGTGTTCGCGATGGTCGGCATCATCAATGCGATGAACATGATCGACGGCGCGGACGGCCTGGCCGGGATGCTCGGGCTGGCGGCGCTGGCGATGCTCTGCGCGGCCTCGGTCTATGCCGGCAACCTGGTGCTGGCCGAGCGCGTGGCGGTGCTGTGCGGCGCCCTCGCCGGATTCCTGGTGTGGAACCTGCGCTTCCCGTGGCGTCCGCGCGCGCGGGTGTTCATGGGCAATGCGGGCAGCGGTTTCCTGGGCTTGGTGATCGCCTGGGTCGCGTTCCGGCTGACCCAGAACGATGGCCACCCGGTGAACCCGGTGCTGGCGCTGTGGCTGCTGCCGATCCCGGTGATGGACACCCTGGTGCTGATCGTGCGTCGCCTGCAGGAGGGGCGTTCGCCGTTCGCCGCGGGCCGCGACCACATCCACCACATGATGCAGGACGCCGGCTTCGGGCCCACGCGTGCGGCCTTCTGGCTCACGGTCTTCAGCCTGGCCTGCGGCCTGGTGGTGGGGCAGGCGATGCGCCTGGACGTGCCGAACCCGCTGCTGCTGGCCGCCTACATCGCCTTGTGCGTGGGCTGGTACCTGCTGACCCGCGACCGGACGCGCGCGGTCGCGTTCTTCCGGCGCTTGCGCCGGCCCTGA